One region of Cydia fagiglandana chromosome 17, ilCydFagi1.1, whole genome shotgun sequence genomic DNA includes:
- the LOC134672820 gene encoding uncharacterized protein LOC134672820: MANKAHVIVSVLLPVFFSTTCEAIKCFDCNSANNSACLDLHMPRMNAIIPVVDCSKALPNSISKQFFCRKITQTILHPDHTPEVRITRGCGWVKHKRECYTADNKDHLETVCQCFGDMCNAAAALRDVKLTAVTSLAAILVFIRSWRA, from the exons ATGGCAAACAAAGCGCATGTTATCGTTAGCGTTCTTTTGCCTGTGTTCTTCTCTACTACAT GTGAAGCCATCAAGTGCTTCGATTGCAACAGCGCGAACAACTCGGCGTGCCTGGACCTGCACATGCCCAGGATGAACGCCATCATCCCAGTGGTGGACTGCTCGAAGGCGCTCCCCAACAGCATCAGCAAACAGTTCTTCTGCAGGAAGATCACGCAGACTA TCCTCCACCCGGACCACACTCCAGAGGTCAGAATAACCCGAGGTTGCGGCTGGGTGAAGCACAAACGCGAATGCTACACCGCCGACAACAAGGACCACCTCGAGACAGTCTGCCAGTGCTTTGGTGACATGTGCAACGCCGCCGCAGCCCTACGAGACGTCAAACTGACCGCTGTCACCTCACTGGCCGCCATCTTGGTTTTTATCAGAAGTTGGCGGGCCTAA
- the LOC134672629 gene encoding uncharacterized protein LOC134672629 isoform X3, whose product MLKFLVSALLASTCVQYARAIQCYECSSVNNTMCLDPTIYDKETLQKFMTLTDCGTHGNQEYFCRKIIQTILRKGHDSEVRVHRGCGWVRSRKDCYKADNEDHLETVCQCFDDGCNAANSVVAGWTILVASTTAILNKWR is encoded by the exons ATGTTGAAATTTTTGGTTAGTGCGTTGTTGGCGTCGACGTGTGTACAATATG CCAGGGCGATCCAGTGCTACGAGTGCAGCAGCGTGAACAACACCATGTGTCTGGACCCCACCATCTACGACAAGGAGACTCTCCAGAAGTTCATGACCCTCACCGACTGCGGGACCCATGGGAACCAGGAGTACTTTTGCAGGAAGATCATTCAGACCA TTCTCCGCAAGGGCCACGACTCCGAGGTGCGCGTGCACCGCGGCTGCGGCTGGGTGCGCTCGCGCAAGGACTGCTACAAGGCGGACAACGAAGACCACCTGGAGACAGTGTGCCAGTGTTTCGACGACGGATGTAACGCCGCGAATTCTGTGGTAGCGGGGTGGACAATCTTGGTTGCCAGTACGACTGCTATCTTGAATAAATGGCGCTAA